Genomic segment of Burkholderia pyrrocinia:
CGGGGCCGATGCAATGCAAATCACGCATCACCTCTGATCGTGCACCCCTATTTGTTCTACGGATACGCAGCTCCTGCGGGATTTCCTGGCATTGACCGCTACCGGCAACTTCACTCGCGCCGCCGAGTTGCGCCATGTGTCGCAAGCAGCGTTCAGCCGCCGGATTCAGGCGCTCGAAAGCTGGGCGGGCGTGCCGCTGGTGGAGCGAGGCTCGATACCGCGCCGGCCGACCGACGCCGGGCAGCGGTTGCGCGTCACTGCGGCGGAGACCGTCGCCAAATTGCCCGAGGCAAAGGCCGATCTGTCCGGAGCCGCGCCGCGTCAACAAGAACACATTCGGGTTGGGATCAACTCGTTACCGGCCTTGAATGGCGCACTGAGCGGCTTTGGCATCGCGCTGCTGCCCGATTACGTGGCGAACCACGCAATCCAGGGAGGGTCGCTCGTGTGCCTGAGCCAGCAATCGTGGACGACCGCACGTGCCTATTATTTGCGATGGCCACAATGGCGCATCGAGTTGCGTGCCCTGAGCCAGTTCAAGACATGGTTGCAACGCATCTCGCCGGCGCATCCTTAGGTGCTTTTGCTGCCCGTGATGGCCCAAAATGCCGCCGTTCCGGCGCGAAGCAGGACACACTCAGGCCTCCAAATAGCGCCCTGAAATCCCGTTCCGTCGGCTCGACAGGCTATCCATAGTTATCCGAATCATATCGCCCA
This window contains:
- a CDS encoding LysR family transcriptional regulator, giving the protein MTATGNFTRAAELRHVSQAAFSRRIQALESWAGVPLVERGSIPRRPTDAGQRLRVTAAETVAKLPEAKADLSGAAPRQQEHIRVGINSLPALNGALSGFGIALLPDYVANHAIQGGSLVCLSQQSWTTARAYYLRWPQWRIELRALSQFKTWLQRISPAHP